In Armatimonadota bacterium, one genomic interval encodes:
- a CDS encoding citrate synthase (catalyzes the formation of citrate from acetyl-CoA and oxaloacetate), translating into MAATAYPNYSPGLEGIVAGITKICEIDKEHSRLIYRGIDAHDIAEWGSFEETAHLLIHGALPNAQELAAFRKTLGEERQIPGQVYDVLRLLPTNTHPMDYARAGFAALASFDPDYATSPLDRAANVRKAVRITAKAGTIVANSHRIRHGQPIIEPDPSLGTAGNFLYMLHGKRQDAFTEKVLDTSLTLYAEHGFNASTFACRVTVATLSDIYSGIVTGIGTLHGALHGGANEEAMKMLIEIGSADRAEAWVKDALETKKKIMGFGHREYKKGDSRVPILKKLAREIGERKGDMHWVETAEIVEKTMMDIKGIIPNVDFPAAYAYYQLGIPIEIYTPIFVVARVTGWSAHAIEQLDNNRLIRPACIYEGPGLRPWPALESR; encoded by the coding sequence ATGGCAGCTACCGCTTATCCAAATTACAGCCCTGGGCTTGAGGGCATTGTCGCCGGGATCACCAAGATCTGCGAGATCGACAAGGAACACAGCCGACTCATCTACCGGGGCATCGACGCCCACGACATCGCCGAATGGGGAAGTTTTGAGGAGACCGCCCACCTATTGATTCACGGCGCGCTCCCCAACGCCCAGGAGCTTGCGGCGTTCCGAAAGACGCTCGGCGAGGAGCGCCAGATTCCCGGACAGGTTTACGACGTGCTTCGTCTCCTGCCCACGAATACCCATCCGATGGACTATGCGCGGGCGGGGTTTGCGGCGCTGGCATCTTTCGATCCGGACTACGCAACGTCTCCTTTGGATCGCGCCGCCAACGTCCGCAAGGCCGTTCGCATCACGGCGAAGGCAGGGACGATCGTCGCCAACTCGCACCGGATTCGTCACGGACAGCCAATCATCGAACCCGATCCCAGCCTTGGAACCGCGGGCAACTTCCTGTACATGCTCCACGGCAAAAGGCAGGATGCGTTCACCGAGAAGGTCTTGGACACCTCGCTCACTCTCTATGCCGAGCACGGCTTCAATGCCTCGACCTTTGCCTGCCGCGTGACGGTCGCGACGCTCAGCGACATCTACAGCGGCATCGTCACGGGCATTGGCACGCTCCACGGGGCGCTGCACGGCGGGGCGAACGAAGAAGCCATGAAGATGCTGATCGAGATCGGGTCTGCCGATAGGGCCGAGGCCTGGGTCAAGGACGCCCTCGAGACCAAGAAGAAAATCATGGGCTTCGGCCACCGCGAGTATAAGAAGGGGGACAGCCGGGTTCCGATCCTTAAGAAGCTTGCGCGCGAAATCGGCGAACGCAAAGGCGACATGCACTGGGTCGAGACCGCCGAGATCGTCGAGAAGACGATGATGGACATCAAGGGGATCATCCCGAACGTGGACTTCCCAGCGGCATACGCTTACTACCAGTTGGGCATCCCGATCGAGATCTACACGCCCATCTTCGTCGTGGCGCGCGTGACAGGATGGAGCGCCCATGCGATCGAGCAGCTCGACAACAACCGGTTGATCCGCCCGGCCTGCATCTACGAAGGCCCCGGACTCCGGCCCTGGCCGGCTCTCGAAAGCCGTTAA
- the prpB gene encoding methylisocitrate lyase — protein sequence MLGPSIPSPGARLRQLMAEDIVMLPGVFNAITAKAAHRAGAQGLYLSGAGVTNGLLAVPDIALISLEEMARQARYVTQIAPLPVISDADTGFGSALSVSRTVIEMEQAGLAGIHIEDQISPKRCGHLDGKALITRDEMCAKVRAAVDSKKDPSFLIIARTDARGVEGLDAAIDRAKAYEDAGADAIFPEGLESASEFEAFRSAVSAPLLANMTEFGKTPFLSTFEFRTLGYNLVIFPMTAFRVMLKAVEETYAELVRTGTQAGILDRMRTRAELYETLEYRAYNDKDRRWSGSAHREGG from the coding sequence ATGCTTGGACCCTCGATTCCCTCGCCTGGGGCGCGCCTTCGCCAACTCATGGCGGAGGACATCGTAATGCTTCCCGGCGTGTTCAACGCGATCACCGCGAAGGCTGCCCATCGTGCCGGAGCGCAGGGCCTCTACTTGAGCGGGGCGGGCGTGACCAACGGCTTGCTGGCGGTGCCGGACATCGCACTGATCTCCCTGGAAGAGATGGCGCGTCAGGCTCGCTATGTCACTCAGATTGCCCCTCTCCCGGTGATCTCCGATGCCGATACGGGTTTTGGTTCCGCGCTCAGCGTCTCGCGAACGGTCATCGAAATGGAGCAGGCTGGTCTTGCCGGCATCCACATCGAAGACCAGATCAGCCCCAAGCGATGCGGGCACCTGGACGGCAAGGCGCTCATCACGCGGGACGAGATGTGCGCCAAGGTTCGCGCTGCCGTGGACAGCAAGAAGGACCCCTCCTTTTTGATCATCGCTCGGACCGACGCCCGAGGCGTGGAAGGGCTCGATGCGGCCATTGATCGTGCCAAAGCCTATGAAGATGCTGGGGCCGACGCGATCTTCCCCGAGGGGCTGGAATCTGCCTCTGAGTTCGAGGCGTTTCGGAGCGCAGTTTCAGCGCCGCTCTTGGCCAACATGACCGAGTTCGGAAAGACTCCTTTTTTGTCAACTTTTGAGTTCAGGACCCTTGGGTACAATCTTGTAATCTTTCCGATGACCGCCTTCCGGGTCATGTTGAAGGCCGTTGAGGAAACTTACGCCGAACTGGTGCGGACGGGCACACAGGCGGGGATCCTCGACCGGATGCGGACCCGGGCTGAGCTATACGAGACGCTCGAGTACCGAGCCTACAACGACAAGGACCGACGTTGGTCTGGAAGCGCGCATCGAGAGGGGGGTTAG
- a CDS encoding YbaN family protein: MSVCKKRFYGFMSPMDRGQSLARTLWRPLYLSGGVLFVAMGVIGIFVPVWPTTIFFIMALWAFKRSSPPLEAWLLNHRLFGRTLRDWEQGRSMRRRAKVVSISAIWLCMAISAALTQKPYAWAILGGIGIALTVYLATRPTAPE, from the coding sequence ATGTCGGTTTGCAAGAAGAGGTTCTATGGATTCATGTCCCCGATGGATCGCGGGCAATCGCTCGCGCGCACCCTTTGGCGGCCGCTCTACCTGAGTGGTGGTGTGCTGTTCGTGGCCATGGGGGTCATCGGCATCTTCGTTCCCGTCTGGCCGACCACCATTTTCTTTATCATGGCGCTTTGGGCCTTCAAGAGAAGCAGCCCGCCGCTTGAAGCCTGGCTTCTGAACCACCGCCTGTTCGGGCGCACGTTGCGCGATTGGGAGCAGGGGCGCTCGATGCGCCGCAGGGCCAAGGTGGTTTCGATTTCGGCCATCTGGCTGTGTATGGCGATCTCCGCCGCCTTGACCCAGAAGCCCTATGCCTGGGCCATCCTCGGCGGGATCGGGATAGCTCTGACAGTCTATCTGGCCACTCGCCCTACAGCGCCGGAGTAG
- a CDS encoding DNA-3-methyladenine glycosylase, protein MPHELPFRERLASSVHEAALALMGCILVREELSAKIVEVEAYRGGDDPGCHAFRGITPRNRVMFGPAGYAYTYFTYGNHWMLNVVAGPEGEGSAVLIRAAQPLTGLELMAQRRPKCKGETDLLSGPGKLAAAFGVTGKDYGIDLLDPASLLRIVPGERPSRLLFGPRVGLSPGKGDGHLWRLADSGALKWVSRPHSGLDPLEAIAAFRATPAL, encoded by the coding sequence ATGCCCCATGAGCTGCCGTTTCGCGAGCGCCTCGCCTCAAGCGTCCACGAAGCTGCGCTCGCGCTTATGGGTTGCATCCTTGTTCGCGAGGAACTCTCGGCGAAGATCGTCGAGGTCGAGGCGTACCGAGGAGGCGATGACCCTGGCTGCCACGCGTTCCGCGGAATAACGCCCCGAAACCGCGTGATGTTCGGTCCAGCGGGATACGCCTACACTTACTTCACCTATGGAAACCACTGGATGCTGAACGTGGTTGCCGGACCCGAAGGGGAGGGTTCCGCCGTGCTGATCCGCGCGGCTCAGCCTCTCACAGGACTTGAGCTCATGGCCCAGCGGCGTCCAAAGTGCAAGGGCGAGACCGACCTTCTCAGCGGTCCCGGGAAGCTCGCCGCGGCCTTTGGTGTCACCGGTAAAGACTACGGGATCGACCTGCTCGATCCCGCTTCACTCCTGAGGATCGTGCCAGGGGAGCGCCCATCTCGGCTCCTCTTTGGGCCGCGGGTCGGCCTTTCGCCAGGCAAGGGAGACGGCCATCTTTGGAGGCTCGCCGATTCGGGCGCTCTGAAGTGGGTCTCCCGGCCCCACTCCGGGCTGGACCCGCTTGAAGCTATCGCCGCGTTTCGGGCTACTCCGGCGCTGTAG